A stretch of the bacterium SCSIO 12827 genome encodes the following:
- a CDS encoding NIPSNAP family protein, giving the protein MIIDHRTYTVQHGMNKQYLDLFEAEGLPVQLRHLNLIGYFTTSVGPQNEFVHLWSYDDLTDMERRRAARDADPDWAVYKKKSAGMLVKQENKLITPVSFSPLK; this is encoded by the coding sequence ATGATCATCGACCACCGCACCTATACCGTTCAGCACGGCATGAACAAACAGTACCTGGACCTGTTTGAGGCCGAAGGCCTGCCCGTTCAGCTTCGCCACCTGAACCTCATCGGATATTTCACGACCTCCGTCGGGCCACAGAACGAATTCGTGCATCTTTGGAGCTATGATGACCTGACCGACATGGAACGCCGCCGCGCCGCCCGCGACGCCGATCCGGACTGGGCCGTCTACAAAAAGAAATCCGCCGGGATGCTGGTGAAGCAGGAAAACAAGCTGATCACGCCCGTCAGTTTCTCGCCGCTGAAATGA
- a CDS encoding enoyl-CoA hydratase/isomerase family protein — MEDILSDTILRDDRGGVTWLSVNRPDKLNVLNSALMTELTQTLRALAEDRDLRAVVITGAGDRSFVGGADIGEMAALDPTSARAFITRLHGVMAAIRDLPVPVIARINGYCLGGGMELAAACDFRIAADNAKFGMPEVRVGLPSVIEAVLLPHLVGWGRTRWLLMTGEMIDAATAHQWGFVEFLTKPEDLDAVLDRSVQAIVESGPHAIRTQKMLIQSWESLTPDDAIAATIPVFGDSFETGEPQAMLGGFLARKAKG, encoded by the coding sequence ATGGAGGACATTTTGAGCGATACCATTTTGCGTGACGACCGCGGCGGGGTGACTTGGCTGAGCGTGAACCGGCCGGACAAGCTGAACGTACTTAATTCGGCCCTGATGACCGAACTGACGCAGACCCTGCGTGCCCTGGCCGAAGACCGGGATTTGCGCGCCGTGGTGATCACGGGTGCAGGCGATCGGTCATTTGTCGGCGGCGCCGACATCGGCGAGATGGCGGCCCTCGACCCCACGTCGGCCCGGGCCTTCATCACGCGCCTGCATGGCGTCATGGCGGCGATCCGCGACCTGCCGGTGCCGGTGATCGCGCGCATCAACGGCTATTGCCTGGGCGGTGGCATGGAATTGGCGGCGGCCTGTGATTTCCGCATCGCGGCCGACAACGCTAAATTCGGCATGCCCGAGGTCCGGGTTGGTCTGCCCAGCGTAATCGAAGCCGTGTTGCTGCCGCATCTGGTCGGCTGGGGGCGCACCCGCTGGCTGCTGATGACGGGCGAGATGATCGATGCGGCGACGGCCCATCAGTGGGGCTTTGTCGAATTTCTGACCAAACCGGAAGACCTGGACGCCGTGCTCGATCGCTCCGTGCAGGCCATCGTCGAATCCGGCCCGCACGCGATCCGCACACAAAAGATGCTGATCCAGTCGTGGGAGAGCCTGACCCCGGACGACGCCATCGCCGCGACCATTCCCGTGTTCGGTGACAGTTTCGAGACCGGCGAGCCCCAGGCCATGCTTGGGGGCTTCCTGGCGCGCAAGGCGAAGGGTTAG
- a CDS encoding queuosine precursor transporter, which translates to MGDRSEVVFSILMAAFVVVLVMTNVLAGKLFLAFPETFPDGLFGETVTLTAGLITYPLTFLITDVVCEVYGQRRANLMVYTGFAMSVLILGVIQIALVVPGSPVWPAGNANYDTVEQMQQAYESVFTLPGMLILGSMTAYLAAQLLDVKLFHFWKRVTRGKHLWLRNNASTMISQLADTCIVNSIFLGFGLGLAWDVVFKIIVASYLAKLVIALADTPFIYLGVWLVRRIAHLPDPDGGIDNLV; encoded by the coding sequence ATGGGCGACCGCTCGGAAGTCGTATTCAGCATCCTGATGGCGGCCTTCGTGGTCGTCCTGGTGATGACCAATGTTCTCGCGGGCAAGCTGTTTCTGGCCTTTCCCGAGACTTTCCCTGACGGCCTGTTCGGCGAAACGGTGACCCTGACCGCGGGGTTGATCACCTATCCCTTGACGTTCCTGATTACGGACGTGGTTTGCGAGGTTTATGGCCAGCGTCGTGCCAATCTGATGGTTTACACAGGCTTCGCCATGAGCGTGCTGATCCTGGGCGTGATCCAGATCGCCCTGGTCGTGCCGGGATCGCCCGTCTGGCCCGCCGGCAATGCCAACTACGACACGGTGGAGCAGATGCAGCAGGCTTATGAAAGCGTGTTCACCCTGCCGGGCATGCTGATCCTGGGATCCATGACCGCCTATCTGGCGGCCCAGTTGCTGGACGTGAAGCTGTTCCATTTTTGGAAGCGGGTGACGCGGGGCAAGCATCTGTGGCTTCGCAACAATGCTTCGACCATGATCAGCCAGCTTGCCGACACCTGCATCGTCAATTCGATCTTCCTGGGGTTCGGGCTTGGCCTGGCCTGGGACGTGGTGTTCAAGATCATCGTCGCCAGCTATCTGGCCAAGCTGGTCATTGCCCTGGCAGACACGCCATTTATCTACCTGGGTGTCTGGTTGGTCCGCCGGATCGCCCATCTGCCGGACCCGGACGGCGGCATCGACAACCTGGTGTAA
- a CDS encoding tetratricopeptide repeat protein, with amino-acid sequence MMTTTWRTALPVLALGALIAFSPFVTAQQAKAAGSDTPTTSTDDKDKDNKEGKALRDIQELLKKSQFEPALAALMPYTAQYPDNADGWNLRGYASRKLGHYDVAFDYYERALTIEPNHKGALEYMGELYVEMGQQDTARELLARLEGLCPQGCTEVAMLKSFIDGMSETAERRW; translated from the coding sequence ATGATGACCACCACTTGGCGTACCGCCCTTCCCGTCCTGGCGCTTGGCGCCCTGATTGCCTTCTCCCCGTTCGTCACCGCCCAGCAGGCCAAAGCCGCGGGCAGTGACACGCCGACGACGTCGACCGACGATAAGGACAAAGACAACAAGGAAGGCAAGGCGCTTCGCGACATTCAGGAACTTTTGAAAAAGAGCCAGTTCGAACCGGCCCTGGCGGCCCTGATGCCCTATACGGCCCAATACCCCGACAACGCCGACGGCTGGAACCTGCGAGGCTATGCCTCACGCAAGCTTGGCCATTACGATGTCGCCTTCGACTATTATGAACGCGCGCTGACCATCGAGCCCAACCATAAGGGAGCCCTTGAATACATGGGCGAGCTTTACGTGGAAATGGGCCAGCAGGACACGGCCCGGGAACTCCTGGCCCGGCTCGAAGGCCTGTGCCCGCAGGGCTGCACCGAAGTGGCCATGCTCAAGAGCTTCATCGACGGCATGAGCGAGACAGCGGAACGACGCTGGTAG